A stretch of the Gossypium hirsutum isolate 1008001.06 chromosome D07, Gossypium_hirsutum_v2.1, whole genome shotgun sequence genome encodes the following:
- the LOC107956065 gene encoding pentatricopeptide repeat-containing protein At1g31790 produces MDVVSPALPNLLPSNKFSLKTERQIQLPPRFLKQCPKTPTAKPISSNPGTGTTSDILRLMDSLSVPIPPDIYASLIKECTLSRHSVRALQLHNHIRHRRIKLSLPLLNRLLLMHVSCGHLEIARQVFDQMFLRDFNSWAIMIVACLQAGDSEQAISYFVLMERYSSLFKFPAWIITCLLKSCVLTKNMELGKQVHGQLLKLGVIDDLALSGSLINFYGNFKCLDDANVVCNQSSRRNTVTWTAKMVNSCRENQFHTVFDDFTEMGRQGIKKNSFTFSSVLKACAGMDDEGMSGRQVHAIAIKLGLECEAFVQCGLIDMYGKCGLVRDAEKAFKVAGDERNIACWNAMIMGYVHNKLCIQAIKLLYGMKEAGLEVQESLINDVRIACGNRELEHGKHS; encoded by the coding sequence ATGGATGTAGTATCGCCCGCTCTCCCTAATCTCCTCCCTTCCAACAAGTTTTCCCTCAAAACCGAACGCCAGATTCAATTGCCCCCACGATTTCTAAAACAATGCCCCAAAACTCCCACCGCCAAACCCATTTCCAGCAACCCTGGTACTGGCACTACCTCCGATATCTTGCGCTTAATGGATAGCCTTTCCGTTCCCATCCCCCCTGATATCTACGCCTCCCTTATCAAAGAATGCACCCTCTCCCGCCATTCCGTTAGGGCTCTCCAGTTACATAACCACATCAGACACAGACGTATCAAGCTTTCCTTGCCTTTGCTTAACCGCCTCCTCCTCATGCATGTCTCCTGCGGTCACTTGGAGATTGCACGTCAGGTGTTCGATCAAATGTTTCTAAGGGATTTCAACTCTTGGGCTATCATGATTGTTGCGTGTCTCCAAGCTGGTGATTCCGAACAGGCCATTTCTTACTTCGTGCTTATGGAACGTTATAGTAGTTTGTTCAAATTCCCCGCTTGGATCATTACATGCCTTCTCAAATCATGCGTTTTGACAAAGAATATGGAGTTAGGGAAGCAGGTTCATGGACAGTTACTCAAGTTGGGTGTCATCGATGATTTGGCTTTATCCGGCTCCTTAATCAACTTCTATGGAAACTTCAAGTGCCTAGATGATGCCAACGTTGTCTGTAATCAATCCTCACGGCGTAACACTGTGACATGGACAGCGAAAATGGTTAATAGTTGCAGGGAAAATCAATTCCATACGGTGTTTGATGATTTTACTGAGATGGGCAGACAGGGTATTAAGAAAAACAGCTTCACCTTTTCAAGTGTTCTAAAGGCATGTGCCGGGATGGATGACGAAGGGATGTCGGGTCGACAGGTTCACGCCATTGCTATCAAGCTTGGGTTGGAATGTGAAGCTTTCGTTCAATGCGGGTTGATCGACATGTATGGGAAATGCGGATTGGTGAGAGATGCTGAGAAGGCATTTAAAGTTGCGGGTGATGAAAGAAACATAGCTTGTTGGAACGCCATGATCATGGGTTATGTGCATAATAAGTTGTGTATTCAGGCCATTAAGCTTCTGTATGGAATGAAAGAAGCTGGGCTGGAGGTTCAAGAATCACTGATCAATGATGTTAGGATCGCTTGTGGTAATAGGGAACTTGAACATGGCAAACATAGTTGA
- the LOC107954336 gene encoding 4-diphosphocytidyl-2-C-methyl-D-erythritol kinase, chloroplastic: MASSHLLCNHSLFFSSAFKNCGFSNTPPSKLQFQRTPFVKASKKQLEIVYDPDERLNKLADEVDKEAPFSRLTLFSPCKINVFLRITNKREDGYHDLASLFHTISLGDVIKFSLSPSKTKDRLSTNVSGVPLDDKNLIIKALNLYRKKTGSSNFFWVHLDKKVPTGAGLGGGSSNAATALWAANQFNGSVATEKELQQWSSEIGSDIPFFFSHGAAYCTGRGEFVQDISHPLPSDIPMVLIKPKEACSTAEVYKRLRLDQTSNVDPLTLLEKISRNGISQDVCINDLEPPAFEVLPSLKRLKQRVTAAGRGQYDAVFMSGSGSTIVGVGSPDPPQFVYDDDDYREVFLSDANFIYREENEWYKELVSTTVCDPLETARTFE, translated from the exons ATGGCTTCCTCTCATTTGCTCTGTAATCACAGTCTCTTCTTCTCTTCTGCCTTCAAAAATTGTGGCTTCTCAAATACTCCCCCATCAAAGCTTCAATTTCAAAGAACCCCATTTGTCAAAGCATCCAAGAAACAGTTAGAg ATTGTATATGACCCTGATGAGAGGCTAAACAAGTTAGCAGATGAAGTGGACAAGGAAGCTCCGTTTTCAAGACTTACTTTGTTCTCACCTTGTAAG ATTAATGTTTTCTTGAGAATTACCAACAAAAGGGAAGATGGGTATCATGATTTAGCATCTCTCTTTCAT ACAATTAGTCTCGGGGATGTAATTAAATTCTCTTTGTCGCCATCCAAAACCAAGGATCGTTTGTCAACCAATGTCTCTGGTGTCCCCCTTGATGATAAAAACTTG ATTATTAAAGCCCTTAACCTCTACAGGAAGAAAACTGGCAGTTCCAACTTCTTTTGG GTTCATCTTGATAAAAAGGTGCCTACTGGGGCAGGGCTTGGTGGTGGAAGCAGCAATGCAGCAACCGCACTTTGGGCCGCTAATCAGTTCAATGGTTCTGTTGCAACTGAAAAGGAGCTCCAGCAATGGTCGAGTGAGATAGGTTCAGATATTCCATTCTTTTTCTCACATGGAGCTGCTTATTGTACTGGTCGAGGTGAG TTTGTTCAAGATATATCCCATCCTCTTCCATCAGACATCCCAATGGTTCTTATAAAGCCTAAGGAGGCATGTTCAACAGCCGAAGTTTACAAG CGTCTTCGACTAGATCAAACAAGTAATGTTGATCCTTTGACATTGCTGGAGAAGATATCAAGGAATGGAATATCTCAAGATGTGTGCATTAATGATTTAG AACCTCCTGCTTTTGAAGTCTTACCATCTCTTAAACGGCTAAAGCAACGGGTAACTGCAGCTGGCCGTGGGCAGTACGATGCTGTGTTTATGTCTGGGAG TGGAAGCACCATTGTCGGAGTCGGTTCCCCAGATCCTCCCCAATTtgtatatgatgatgatgattatcGTGAAGTATTTTTATCAG ATGCAAACTTCATTTACCGGGAAGAAAATGAGTGGTATAAAGAACTTGTTTCAACGACTGTTTGTGACCCCCTGGAAACAGCACGAACCTTCGAGTGA
- the LOC107956064 gene encoding F-box/kelch-repeat protein At5g26960 yields MFIYSPFDAADHKLQIFMSESCNSRHFSWLMKSCFPNSNHKSLIITPQHLNPTLTLSSLPDDLLLECLSRVPSSSLPSLSLVCRRWFYLILSPSFILLRRQLRLSHPSLFAFSPSLSGVFSATLSFPSPRPAATWDLSLCLPINTASLHSLPRLVSIGPRIYIIGRNSMLRYNAWTHHVTAKSPMLFPRKKFAAAVVSNKIYVAGGGGSRAASAVEEYDPETDTWRVVAYSQRMRYGCIGAAVDGVFYVIGGLKIGGASGNGAGGIEAHVYASSMDLYDVEARVWLRSRAVPGGGCVVAACAVAGYVYVLTSHVVELSFWRFDARRKCGGGGDDSSEGFGEWCKMKSPPMPTQIRLDGTVRFCCVGVGDNKVILVQVVGCIDDLLRRSGRSQRGFKDGLVLVYDSGGGEWSRGPDLPEVIRRAACVSVEC; encoded by the coding sequence atgtttatttattCCCCTTTTGATGCAGCTGATCATAAACTGCAAATATTCATGTCAGAGAGCTGCAATTCTCGGCACTTCTCATGGCTAATGAAGTCTTGTTTTCCAAACTCAAATCACAAATCTTTGATAATTACCCCTCAACACCTTAACCCCACCCTCACCCTCTCCTCTCTCCCCGATGACCTTCTCTTGGAATGTCTTTCCAGGGTTCCATCCTCTTCTCTCCCTTCCCTTTCCCTCGTCTGTCGCCGTTGGTTCTACCTCATCCTCTCCCCTTCCTTCATCCTCCTCCGCCGTCAACTCCGCCTCTCCCACCCATCTCTCTTCGCCTTCTCCCCCTCTCTCTCCGGTGTCTTCTCTGCcaccctttcttttccttctcccCGCCCTGCTGCTACTTGGGACCTCTCTTTATGTCTACCCATCAACACTGCTTCACTTCACAGCCTCCCCAGGCTCGTTTCTATCGGACCCAGGATTTACATTATTGGTAGGAATTCCATGCTTAGATACAACGCTTGGACCCATCACGTTACTGCTAAATCCCCCATGCTTTTCCCTCGCAAAAAGTTCGCCGCCGCCGTGGTTTCCAACAAAATTTACGTTGCCGGTGGCGGTGGTTCCAGAGCTGCCTCCGCTGTCGAGGAATACGACCCTGAAACCGATACATGGCGCGTGGTGGCTTACTCGCAAAGGATGCGTTATGGGTGCATAGGGGCAGCGGTGGACGGCGTCTTTTACGTTATTGGTGGATTGAAAATTGGTGGGGCGTCTGGAAATGGAGCTGGTGGGATAGAAGCTCACGTGTACGCCAGTTCAATGGATTTGTACGATGTGGAAGCGCGTGTGTGGTTGCGGAGCAGGGCCGTCCCAGGTGGCGGCTGTGTTGTGGCGGCGTGCGCAGTAGCCGGATACGTGTATGTTCTAACAAGTCACGTGGTGGAACTTTCTTTTTGGCGGTTCGACGCGAGGAGAAAATGCGGCGGCGGCGGCGATGACAGCAGCGAAGGATTTGGGGAGTGGTGCAAGATGAAAAGCCCACCGATGCCGACTCAAATACGGCTGGACGGCACGGTGAGATTTTGTTGTGTAGGGGTTGGGGATAATAAAGTGATATTAGTACAAGTGGTTGGGTGCATAGATGACTTGTTGAGAAGAAGTGGAAGGAGCCAAAGGGGTTTTAAAGATGGACTTGTTTTGGTCTATGACAGTGGCGGGGGTGAGTGGAGTCGAGGGCCGGATCTGCCGGAGGTAATACGACGCGCCGCCTGTGTGAGTGTGGAGTGTTGA